From the genome of Alphaproteobacteria bacterium, one region includes:
- a CDS encoding alpha/beta hydrolase: MTITDLPSVTTEDIEIYRHGDRPMVVRLIRPEGEGPFPAILDMHGGCWCKGGPEECGVRGEVFARAGMASAALDFRQAADTYPSSLEDINYAVRWLKAHAGALRLDAGRIGILGQSSGGHLAMLAAMRPNEPRYGALALEPDAPDVDASVCCVGVMWPVINPLSRYRRVMSLRAAGDPPGWVADLPERHDTYWVTEANMEEANPMLALERGEAVETLPAIWFQGTPDPVHDYRDPDSPLDLNEPERFAENYRKAGGAIEIVHVAQADRSDPALLGPLVAFFQKHLS; the protein is encoded by the coding sequence ATGACCATCACCGACCTGCCGTCCGTTACCACCGAGGATATCGAGATTTATCGCCACGGCGACCGACCCATGGTCGTGCGGTTGATCCGCCCTGAGGGTGAGGGTCCGTTCCCGGCCATTCTCGATATGCATGGGGGCTGCTGGTGCAAGGGCGGACCCGAAGAGTGCGGCGTCCGCGGCGAGGTCTTTGCCAGGGCCGGCATGGCTTCCGCGGCGCTGGATTTTCGCCAGGCGGCCGATACCTATCCGTCGTCGCTGGAGGACATCAATTATGCCGTGCGCTGGCTGAAGGCCCACGCCGGCGCGTTGCGTCTCGACGCCGGCCGGATCGGCATTCTGGGCCAGTCCAGCGGGGGCCATCTCGCGATGCTGGCGGCGATGCGCCCGAACGAGCCGCGCTATGGCGCGCTTGCGCTTGAACCCGATGCGCCCGATGTCGATGCAAGCGTGTGCTGCGTCGGTGTGATGTGGCCGGTGATCAACCCCCTGTCGCGCTACCGGCGCGTCATGTCGCTGCGCGCCGCGGGTGACCCGCCGGGCTGGGTCGCCGACCTGCCGGAGCGCCACGACACCTATTGGGTGACGGAAGCCAACATGGAAGAGGCCAATCCGATGCTGGCACTTGAGCGCGGCGAGGCTGTCGAGACATTGCCGGCCATATGGTTCCAGGGAACGCCGGACCCGGTACACGACTATCGCGATCCGGACTCGCCCCTCGACCTCAACGAGCCCGAGCGTTTCGCCGAGAATTACCGCAAGGCGGGCGGCGCCATCGAGATCGTCCATGTGGCACAGGCCGACCGGTCGGACCCGGCGCTCCTGGGGCCGCTTGTCGCGTTCTTCCAGAAGCATCTTTCCTAG
- a CDS encoding TRAP transporter small permease — protein sequence MTADPLDINEDALAEDYAVPASRAGGFAWPIRILTGIAAIFMASIAGVTFVDVTGRYVFSSPIPGGVEIIEFLLGLLIFSALPLVVAKDAHITVELFDGFMSEGFKRVREIIVLLANAGVLGFITSRMWATGREMAEYDEISLHLQVETAPLLFALTALSAMSVLTQLYMVRMLLAKRATGAGGDG from the coding sequence TTGACCGCAGACCCCCTCGATATCAACGAAGACGCCCTGGCCGAGGACTACGCCGTCCCCGCCTCCAGGGCCGGCGGTTTCGCCTGGCCGATCCGCATCCTCACGGGCATCGCCGCCATCTTCATGGCATCTATTGCGGGCGTGACCTTTGTCGATGTGACGGGGCGTTACGTTTTTTCAAGCCCGATACCCGGCGGGGTCGAAATCATCGAATTCCTGCTCGGGCTTCTCATCTTCTCCGCCCTGCCGCTCGTTGTCGCGAAGGACGCCCACATCACCGTGGAGTTGTTCGACGGATTCATGAGCGAGGGCTTCAAGCGTGTCCGCGAGATTATCGTCCTTCTCGCCAACGCAGGCGTGTTGGGATTCATCACGTCCCGCATGTGGGCGACCGGGCGCGAGATGGCGGAGTATGACGAAATCTCACTCCACCTCCAGGTGGAGACAGCACCGCTTCTGTTTGCGCTCACGGCGCTCAGCGCGATGAGCGTACTCACACAGCTTTATATGGTCCGGATGCTTCTCGCCAAACGCGCGACCGGCGCGGGGGGAGACGGCTGA
- a CDS encoding TRAP transporter substrate-binding protein, with protein MSSKLTVTTILSGTLVAAGLAFASSASAQTEVLINNYLPPKHPFQTQIVAPWVEDVAKATNGAVVPKLSAAAVGPPPKNWQTVTKGVADVVVLANLFQPKRIQMPPVAEIPLNSGSSEKTSAALWNTHEKFFAAANEYDGAVLLGSFSLTPNVIHSGTGPIVTLDDLKGYKLRASPGVATNVLKELGAVPVASGPSKIFGLISKGVVDGVAVPAHGLPAFRMQPYIKAVTTFPGGMSNTTFSLLMNKDKWDSLTADQQAQVMSVSGAYVSAKGPGMDRIADGALKKLQEDGGQVVEADAEVLAVIRKFAEKMEADWVATANAKGIDGAAALAFFREQLK; from the coding sequence ATGTCATCGAAATTGACTGTCACGACGATTCTATCGGGCACACTCGTTGCCGCCGGACTGGCTTTTGCCTCGTCGGCATCGGCGCAAACCGAAGTCCTGATCAACAACTACCTGCCGCCCAAGCACCCGTTCCAGACGCAGATCGTTGCGCCCTGGGTCGAGGATGTCGCCAAGGCCACCAACGGCGCGGTCGTGCCGAAGCTGTCGGCCGCCGCTGTCGGTCCGCCCCCGAAGAACTGGCAGACCGTCACCAAGGGTGTCGCGGACGTCGTCGTTCTCGCCAACCTGTTCCAGCCGAAACGCATCCAGATGCCGCCGGTTGCGGAAATCCCGTTGAACTCGGGATCGTCCGAGAAAACTTCCGCGGCGCTGTGGAACACGCATGAAAAGTTTTTCGCCGCCGCCAACGAGTATGACGGCGCGGTGCTTCTGGGCTCTTTCTCGCTGACACCGAATGTCATCCACAGCGGGACCGGTCCGATCGTCACCCTCGATGACCTCAAGGGGTACAAGCTGCGTGCCTCACCGGGTGTCGCCACCAATGTCCTGAAGGAACTTGGTGCCGTGCCGGTCGCATCCGGGCCGTCGAAGATCTTCGGCCTGATTTCAAAGGGTGTCGTGGACGGTGTCGCGGTTCCGGCACACGGACTCCCGGCGTTCCGCATGCAACCCTACATCAAGGCCGTCACGACCTTCCCCGGCGGCATGTCGAACACGACATTCTCCCTGCTCATGAACAAGGACAAGTGGGACAGCCTGACCGCCGACCAGCAGGCCCAGGTGATGAGCGTTTCCGGCGCCTATGTTTCGGCCAAGGGGCCGGGCATGGACCGGATCGCCGACGGCGCTTTGAAAAAGCTGCAGGAAGACGGCGGCCAGGTGGTCGAAGCGGACGCGGAAGTCTTGGCGGTAATCCGTAAGTTCGCCGAGAAAATGGAAGCCGATTGGGTCGCAACGGCAAACGCCAAGGGAATCGACGGCGCCGCCGCGCTGGCCTTCTTCCGCGAACAGTTGAAGTAG
- a CDS encoding TRAP transporter large permease: MAISLAGFGVLLIIAFLGFPLGFSMILVGFAGFAVIRGTGPALETVSQQILDLALNANFVTLPLFVLMGVFVFRAALAEDIYEAAQSWLGNKRGGLAMTTVAACAGFASISGSSVATAATMAKVSIPPMRRYEYNEGFAAGSVAAGGTMGILIPPSAALIIYGILTEQSIGDLFIAGLIPGLITVLLYIAVIWIVARIWPRMAPRAERGSWAVRWRTLSKIWAVLVLFLAIIGGISFGIFTPTEGGGIGAIGALLFAMARRRMNLRIFFFALAEAAETTAMIFTIAFGALILNNFVNVAGLPNAIVTFIQSLDIAPITVILVILAIYILLGTIIEGLAMIFLTVPVFVPVVDAMGFDLIWFGIVMVMVVEISLITPPIGLNVFVIKSMLPDVPLGAIFKGIVPFFAADIVRLLAVVFLPGLALWLPRLLA, translated from the coding sequence ATGGCGATTTCACTTGCCGGGTTCGGCGTCTTGCTGATCATCGCCTTTCTGGGTTTCCCGCTCGGCTTCTCCATGATTCTGGTCGGGTTCGCCGGGTTCGCCGTCATCCGCGGCACCGGTCCCGCGCTCGAGACCGTCAGCCAGCAGATCCTCGACCTCGCGCTCAACGCCAACTTCGTGACCCTGCCGCTGTTCGTCCTGATGGGGGTGTTCGTGTTCCGGGCGGCCCTGGCCGAGGATATCTACGAGGCGGCCCAATCCTGGCTGGGCAACAAGCGTGGCGGACTGGCGATGACCACGGTCGCGGCCTGCGCCGGCTTCGCGTCGATCTCGGGTTCGTCCGTGGCGACTGCCGCGACGATGGCGAAGGTCTCGATTCCGCCCATGCGCCGCTACGAATACAATGAGGGTTTCGCGGCCGGGTCGGTCGCGGCCGGCGGGACGATGGGCATTCTAATCCCGCCCTCGGCGGCGCTGATCATCTACGGCATCCTCACGGAACAAAGCATCGGCGATCTGTTCATCGCCGGGCTGATCCCGGGCCTGATCACGGTCCTGCTGTACATCGCGGTGATCTGGATCGTGGCCAGAATCTGGCCCCGTATGGCACCGCGCGCGGAGCGCGGTAGCTGGGCCGTGCGCTGGCGCACCCTGTCGAAGATCTGGGCTGTGCTGGTGCTGTTCCTGGCGATCATCGGCGGCATCTCCTTCGGCATCTTCACCCCGACCGAGGGCGGCGGGATCGGCGCCATCGGCGCGTTGCTGTTTGCCATGGCGCGGCGGCGCATGAACCTGCGCATCTTCTTTTTCGCGCTGGCCGAGGCGGCCGAGACGACGGCGATGATCTTCACCATCGCCTTCGGCGCGCTGATCCTGAACAATTTCGTCAATGTCGCAGGCCTGCCCAACGCGATCGTGACATTCATTCAGTCACTCGATATCGCGCCGATCACCGTCATTCTGGTGATCCTGGCCATCTACATCCTGCTTGGCACGATCATCGAGGGCCTTGCGATGATCTTCCTGACGGTGCCGGTTTTCGTGCCGGTGGTCGACGCCATGGGCTTTGACCTGATCTGGTTCGGTATTGTCATGGTGATGGTCGTCGAGATCAGCCTGATCACCCCGCCCATCGGGCTGAATGTTTTCGTGATCAAGTCGATGCTGCCCGACGTGCCGCTGGGCGCCATCTTCAAGGGCATCGTGCCATTCTTCGCCGCCGATATCGTCCGGCTTCTGGCGGTCGTGTTCCTGCCGGGCCTGGCACTCTGGTTGCCACGGCTCCTGGCCTAG
- a CDS encoding NmrA family NAD(P)-binding protein: MSGSLIAVTGVTGVTGRLLAPRLAALGLDVRYLVRDVEKARRALGPEAELVEADLDNRASYDRALAGVHTLYLNSGHSPILEQQQANAIEAAVAAGCERIVKLSGNVDSPAPIPEAHKALEAKIAACGLRYTFLRPNFYMTNLHYLAAGLKDGDVFTSAIPRDVTMSMTDPRDVADLAATVLAQDGRHDGEGYYQTGAAVSLDDVAETFSRVLGRAIRYEMVDVEVWEDIVTKRGLPSWLIEHQVKMIGFAANGAYSYVTNVTQEIAGHPARTLEEFITDHAGAFALGG; encoded by the coding sequence ATGTCCGGATCTTTGATCGCCGTGACCGGCGTGACCGGAGTCACAGGCCGGCTTTTGGCGCCGCGGCTGGCGGCGCTCGGGCTCGATGTTCGCTATCTGGTGCGCGATGTGGAAAAGGCGCGCCGGGCCCTTGGGCCGGAAGCCGAACTGGTCGAGGCAGACCTCGACAACCGCGCGTCCTACGACCGGGCGCTCGCGGGCGTCCACACGCTGTACCTGAACTCGGGTCACAGTCCGATTCTCGAACAGCAGCAGGCCAATGCGATCGAGGCAGCTGTAGCCGCGGGATGCGAACGCATTGTGAAACTCTCAGGCAATGTCGATTCACCCGCGCCGATACCGGAGGCTCACAAGGCGTTGGAAGCGAAGATCGCGGCGTGCGGCCTGCGCTACACATTCCTGCGGCCGAATTTCTACATGACCAACCTGCATTACCTCGCGGCGGGGCTGAAGGACGGCGATGTGTTCACCAGCGCGATCCCGCGCGATGTGACCATGAGCATGACCGACCCGCGCGACGTGGCCGACCTGGCCGCGACGGTGCTCGCCCAGGACGGCCGACATGACGGCGAGGGTTACTACCAGACCGGCGCCGCCGTGAGCCTCGACGATGTCGCGGAGACCTTCAGCCGGGTGCTGGGCCGGGCCATCCGCTACGAGATGGTCGATGTCGAGGTCTGGGAAGATATCGTCACGAAACGCGGCCTGCCGTCCTGGCTGATCGAGCATCAGGTGAAGATGATCGGCTTCGCCGCCAACGGCGCCTATTCCTACGTCACGAACGTAACGCAAGAGATTGCGGGTCACCCGGCGCGCACGCTTGAGGAATTCATAACCGACCATGCCGGTGCCTTCGCCCTGGGGGGCTGA